One genomic region from Amycolatopsis sp. FBCC-B4732 encodes:
- a CDS encoding VOC family protein, which translates to MVMRVAIPVLPCRDVQAARSYFTDVLGFDTIFTWETPPSYAAVIRDTAEFHLYAESSVGPARVTVVVDDVDSCHDELRARGADIVEPLADRPYGMRDFNVRTPDGHLLIFSQPLT; encoded by the coding sequence ATGGTCATGCGGGTGGCGATTCCCGTGCTGCCGTGCCGAGATGTGCAGGCAGCGCGGTCGTACTTCACGGACGTGCTCGGATTCGACACCATATTCACCTGGGAGACCCCACCCAGCTACGCGGCCGTGATCCGCGACACCGCCGAGTTCCACCTGTACGCCGAAAGCAGCGTCGGCCCGGCCAGGGTGACGGTTGTCGTCGACGACGTCGATTCCTGCCACGACGAGCTGCGCGCCCGCGGTGCCGACATCGTCGAGCCACTGGCCGACCGGCCCTACGGGATGCGCGACTTCAACGTACGGACACCCGATGGGCACTTGTTGATCTTCAGCCAGCCGCTTACCTAG